A DNA window from Fusarium fujikuroi IMI 58289 draft genome, chromosome FFUJ_chr11 contains the following coding sequences:
- a CDS encoding related to cholinesterase, translating to MGSQISPDTPTISLPQGKLVGVKLNDSLPQPVDGWMGVPYALPPTGDLRFRLPVKVPASPDKVIDASEYGPAAPGKGLLVGPTLEQSEDCLTANIFRKSADKHEKLPVALYIHGGAFNRGSAHMHKTASMVANAPEAFVAVTFQYRIGALGFLPSSLSAKEGVLNLGLKDQILMMEWVQENIAAFGGDPSNVTLFGLSAGAHSIGHHIMHYNEGIAPLFHKAIIESGAPTSRAVRPYNAPIHEAQFKDFLHAVGVPEDLPENEIFPYLRQQPEKVITDAQTATFDKYNPSLRWAFQPVIDGEVIARPPLETWKSGKWHKVPIMTGFTTNEGSLYVNKQMSDSSQFRHFWAELLPLLTSKDLDTIEELYRDPAKFEDSEYKETRKDMGSQYKRIEAAYAHYAYVAPARQTAELASPSVPVYLYHWAAVSTVNNGAQHADNMRYEVCDPKVVVVSETQKDLAKTLNHYVTSFIAKGDPNAVPGEYPQRPKWEAYDPKSPKVLRFGEGNEELIGGDAGKTAVFTDDDWARKQSEFWWSKVDISQQ from the exons ATGGGTAGTCAGATTTCTCCAGACACTCCAACCATCTCCTTGCCTCAGGGCAAACTTGTTGGCGTCAAGCTGAATGATAGCCTACCCCAACCTGTAGATGGTTGGATGGGGGTTCCCTACGCTCTACCCCCAACAGGCGATCTTCGTTTCCGCCTCCCTGTCAAAGTCCCAGCTTCACCTGACAAAGTCATTGATGCGTCTGAATATGGCCCTGCAGCTCCTGGCAAGGGACTGTTGGTAGGTCCCACGCTTGAGCAGAGCGAGGATTGCTTGACAGCGAATATCTTTCGCAAGTCTGCGGATAAACATGAAAAATTACCAGTAGCGCTGTATATCCATGGTGGTGCGTTCAATAGAGGTTCGGCGCATATGCACAAGACGGCGTCGATGGTGGCGAATGCACCTGAGGCTTTTGTCGCTGTGACGTTTCAATATCGCATTGGAGCTTTGGGATTTTTGCCCTCAAGTCTCAGTGCTAAGGAGGGTGTTCTTAACCTTGGACTGAAGGATCAAATTCTCATGATGGAATGGGTGCAAGAAAACATCGCAGCCTTCGGTGGTGACCCCAGTAATGTCACATTGTTTGGTCTGTCTGCCGGTGCTCATTCT ATCGGTCATCATATCATGCACTATAATGAGGGTATTGCCCCTCTGTTTCACAAGGCCATTATTGAATCCGGAGCTCCTACATCACGAGCCGTGAGACCTTACAACGCGCCGATTCATGAAGCCCAGTTCAAGGACTTCCTCCATGCGGTCGGCGTCCCCGAAGATCTCCCAGAGAATGAGATCTTCCCTTATCTGCGCCAACAACCTGAGAAGGTCATTACAGATGCGCAAACAGCCACGTTTGACAAATACAACCCTTCCCTTCGCTGGGCTTTCCAACCTGTCATTGACGGTGAAGTCATCGCTCGGCCGCCTCTTGAGACATGGAAGTCGGGCAAGTGGCATAAGGTGCCCATAATGACTGGCTTTACCACGAACGAAGGTTCGCTCTATGTGAACAAGCAAATGTCGGATTCTTCCCAATTTCGGCATTTCTGGGCTGAGTTGCTCCCGCTGCTTACCTCGAAGGATTTGGACACTATCGAGGAGCTCTACCGAGACCCAGCCAAGTTTGAGGATTCCGAGTACAAGGAGACACGTAAAGACATGGGGTCGCAGTACAAGCGCATCGAGGCTGCATATGCCCACTATGCTTATGTCGCTCCCGCACGCCAAACAGCCGAACTCGCCTCCCCATCAGTGCCCGTCTACCTCTACCACTGGGCCGCTGTTAGCACAGTCAACAACGGTGCCCAGCACGCCGATAACATGCGTTACGAAGTCTGCGATCCCAAGGTTGTCGTTGTCTCCGAAACACAAAAAGACCTTGCCAAGACACTGAACCATTACGTTACCAGCTTCATCGCAAAAGGTGATCCCAATGCTGTCCCAGGAGAGTATCCCCAGAGACCTAAATGGGAGGCATATGATCCCAAGAGTCCCAAGGTGTTGAGATTTGGCGAAGGGAATGAGGAGCTGATAGGAGGAGATGCTGGCAAGACTGCTGTGTTTACGGATGATGATTGGGCTCGAAAACAATCTGAGTTTTGGTGGAGCAAAGTAGACATCTCCCAGCAGTAA
- a CDS encoding related to allantoate permease produces MSPTTTGPLPDKKLAEEEQIAMKKLDSITPGEVVELDATETFLRQHNFTNEYIGELLTDTELNKKLIRKVDMILLPMLMGTYMLQYIDKNALSYAAVFDLFTDTGISSDQYSWFASIFYFAYMAAEYPWLFLAQKTRMAKVVSGCVIAWGSVLLLTAAGNNFGSLATCRFFLGVFEAPITTCFMMIVSMWYTREQQPFRAGIFYCCNGVGAMLGGILTYGIGQIKNFPVWKAVFMTCGGMTVVWGFVLLFFLPDSIMSARHFTLEERALLIGRGRLARTGVLNKTIKWNQIREAFIDPQVWLLVLFMLLNETINGGIANFGKLIIKGVVKDPLETVALGIPMGAFQVMYILSGTFLASRIKNCRTIIMAVYLIPTMIGVCLLWKLDREHHKIGVLFGYYIIGAFVCSLVLAMQMPASNLGGYTKRITASAMVFIAYCVGNVIGPHAFLGSEAPLYPSGCITILSCSVAQMVVAIMLRALLSRRNARRDAAAAAVGTNNEDASEVDGTDLTDFENPHFRYVL; encoded by the exons ATGTCACCAACGACAACGGGGCCGTTGCCCGACAAGAAGCTCGCCGAAGAGGAGCAAATCGCCATGAAAAAGCTGGACTCAATTACCCCAGGCGAAGTCGTCGAGCTTGACGCTACAGAAACATTCCTCCGTCAGCATAACTTCACAAATGAGTACATCGGCGAATTATTGACCGATACGgaactcaacaagaagctcatccGAAAGGTCGACATGATCCTCCTCCCCATGTTGATGGGCACATACATGCTTCAATACATCGATAAAAATGCTCTTTCATATGCTGCTGTGTTCGACCTTTTCACAGACACAGGAATCTCGTCGGATCAGTATTCCTGGTTTGCTTCAATCTTTTATTTCGCTTATATGGCTGCGGAGTACCCCTGGCTGTTTCTCGCACAGAAAACGCGTATGGCCAAGGTAGTCAGTGGCTGTGTAATTGCGTGGGGAAGCGTTCTATTATTGACCGCTGCGGGAAATAACTTTGGTTCGTTGGCGACGTGCAGATTCTTTCTTGGCGTGTTTGAGGCTCCGATCACCACTTGTTTCATGATGATAGTTTCGATGTGGTATACGCGTGAGCAGCAGCCGTTCAGAGCAGGTATCTTCTACTGCTGTAATGGCGTTGGAGCTATG CTTGGTGGTATCCTTACCTATGGCATTGGCCAGATCAAGAACTTTCCCGTTTGGAAGGCTGTTTTCATGACCTGCGGAGGCATGACAGTCGTCTGGGGCTTTGTTCTATTGTTCTTCCTCCCCGACAGTATCATGTCAGCTCGCCATTTTACCCTCGAAGAACGAGCCCTGCTCATCGGCCGTGGTCGTCTCGCTCGAACTGGTGTTCTGAACAAGACTATCAAGTGGAACCAAATCCGCGAGGCTTTTATCGACCCTCAAGTCTGGCTTCTTGTTTTATTCATGCTCCTCAACGAGACAATTAACGGAGGCATTGCCAACTTCGGtaagctcatcatcaagggtgTAGTCAAGGATCCTCTTGAGACAGTCGCTCTTGGTATCCCCATGGGCGCATTCCAAGTCATGTACATCCTATCAGGCACCTTCTTAGCTTCACGCATCAAGAACTGCCgaaccatcatcatggctgtctACCTTATCCCCACCATGATCGGAGTCTGCCTGCTCTGGAAACTTGATCGTGAGCATCACAAGATCGGTGTACTCTTCGGTTATTACATTATCGGTGCCTTTGTCTGCTCTCTGGTCCTTGCGATGCAAATGCCCGCTAGCAACCTCGGTGGCTACACCAAGCGTATCACTGCTTCAGCAATGGTCTTCATTGCCTACTGTGTTGGTAACGTCATCGGCCCCCACGCTTTCTTGGGCTCCGAGGCCCCCTTGTATCCATCCGGATGCATTACGATTCTCAGCTGCTCGGTCGCGCAGATGGTCGTCGCAATCATGCTTCGGGCACTCTTATCGAGACGAAATGCACGACGCGATGCCGCTGCCGCGGCTGTCGGGACCAATAATGAGGATGCCTCTGAGGTTGATGGCACTGACTTGACTGATTTCGAG AACCCTCATTTTCGCTACGTGCTGTAA
- a CDS encoding related to calcium-independent phospholipase A2, which translates to MANNPTGLRILSLDGGGVKGYGSLLILRRIFRTMVTEGGLEKEPLPCEVFDLIVGTSTGGLIAIMLGRLRLSIDECLLQYEKTGKAVFDKPISQNKLGKMFKKATSSALYDIDKLQEEIRVLLGSCSMEPDCPFVEDGSGSPCRVMVCVTRGINSRPDVLRSYMSSHPTQENYKCSIWEAASATAAAPTFFDPVKLAGGESFCDGGMRRNNPINETVNELNRELERGWSGRSLGCLISVGTGVVEAAKISTSVTTLIRAVVKILTDSEDTAEEFVKSPFGRQLESSGRYFRFNVPQGLQTLKLDEWMETEKLNAATTEYLSKSGTGNLVKLCAQALNDPDALLNMPLFSNRQLRLDNPCNNFVQRPLYQSRLREYFWNFNSTKPQIFVLWGLAGVGKTQLALKFAEMMKTRLKVFWVPADQPSNFNQAYAKLLAQIQPGHQLANATQDLPTLLEETCSQLEASPASWLLVIDNADDFDEYQQAMDPYLPRSGRILITSRDPRFQGDVAAVEDGMNVLPMEEEESIELLTKSIPGRLLKMPTETEEAPSYLVNMLGNLPLAIAQAAANIRDQQVPLRDYIKFFQDEMDPSSSFRVPARDRNARDPRNAEQSVSKTWGVSLNRLRESSPPTVLLLGYMSCLHWDSIPVDLIRQLPKFMGFSPIEFRQMIAAGLQLSLVQEHDLGQFSVLQMHPLVHGYAWSQVGSTDSKFVEEIVSLLCVTFPLTTSHSSDSPDWVLSAFLSSHCRRAITVSENVSLQSKQLARLMQVYSSYLNEFGDLKSALVISTRALDLATAMWGPHDISTFHVSKTRIDCLQSSQMHQKALEDIDGGLEYLNSGRHGLMETEVERLGEVVDLLCTKRTIFSDLVNHQAALEVDIQAVNILTEIRKMEPQSLPVESALLVALHNKAHSLHRLARLDEAEALNLEVLKDSLGSDGSIKVDQSSYHAFLNLRGQIVADKENASPNQHVEALKIFSLVFQDTLETHGIGSRDTWIAANNVLSELAALDGDSRVQLTSLELFELLFSLVSKQGLPQRANHPEFQYALWSFLGRLNDSLELLQSPDFERLWGMRTEFVKVCQMTQEIPSLYTASRANAAGVMLQARGRFELAEARHREALDILNTMPGEALAAKNARDLFNVSHYNIMLALARQGRVYEARIYRDEHRSDIFTAEETYDSLEVRLDRDLKDKNVYDQTVAMMASGDLSPTDQWWLDHATSLQRAQKRYGSFIKPSATADIAEPQLLGDVKRILTFPKTIKKMKNVFPFKRRKLPKIV; encoded by the exons ATGGCCAATAACCCAACGGGACTCCGCATCCTTTCTTtggatggtggtggtgttaAGGGATACGGCTCTCTTCTCATTCTGAGGCGCATCTTCCGAACAATGGTGACGGAAGGCGGCCTCGAAAAAGAACCTCTGCCATGTGAAGTTTTCGACCTCATTGTAGGAACTTCGACTGGTGGCCTGATAGCTATCATGCTCGGGCGCCTTCGCTTGTCCATCGACGAATGCCTGCTTCAGTACGAGAAGACGGGCAAGGCTGTTTTCGACAAACCAATATCTCAGAACAAACTGGGGAAAATGTTCAAAAAGGCTACAAGCAGCGCTCTCTATGATATCGATAAACTCCAGGAGGAGATTCGGGTTTTACTTGGATCTTGCAGCATGGAGCCGGACTGTCCTTTTGTTGAAGACGGCAGTGGAAGTCCTTGCCGGGT TATGGTGTGCGTCACTCGGGGCATCAACAGCCGCCCAGATGTTCTACGAAGCTATATGAGTAGCCATCCAACGCAGGAGAACTATAAATGCTCGATTTGGGAGGCAGCCAGcgccactgctgctgctccaaCATTTTTCGATCCTGTCAAGCTCGCGGGCGGTGAATCATTTTGCGATGGAGGCATGCGCCGCAACAACCCCATCAATGAAACCGTCAACGAGCTCAACCGCGAGCTCGAGAGAGGATGGTCGGGGCGGTCACTGGGCTGCCTGATCAGCGTTGGCactggtgttgttgaagcagccaagatTTCAACTTCGGTCACTACACTTATTAGGGCTGTAGTTAAGATTTTGACTGACTCTGAAGATACGGCGGAGGAGTTTGTCAAGTCCCCGTTCGGCCGACAGTTGGAGAGCTCTGGGAGGTATTTCCGCTTCAACGTGCCTCAGGGCCTGCAGACTCTGAAACTTGACGAGTGGATGGAGACTGAGAAACTGAATGCCGCAACAACCGAGTATCTGTCAAAGTCGGGAACGGGTAACCTCGTAAAGCTATGTGCTCAAGCTCTCAACGATCCAGATGCATTGC ttaatatgCCCTTGTTTTCAAATCGTCAGCTAAGACTCGACAACCCATGCAATAATTTTGTGCAGAGACCTTTGTACCAAAGCCGTCTTCGCGAATACTTTTGGAACTTTAATTCCACGAAACCACAGATTTTTGTCCTCTGGGGCCTTGCCGGTGTTGG GAAAACTCAGCTTGCACTCAAATtcgctgagatgatgaagacccGGCTCAAGGTTTTCTGGGTCCCCGCAGATCAGCCTAGCAACTTTAATCAAGCCTATGCCAAGTTATTGGCTCAGATTCAGCCCGGGCATCAGTTAGCAAATGCCACACAGGACCTTCCAACCCTACTTGAAGAAACGTGCTCGCAGTTGGAGGCCAGCCCAGCAAGCTGGCTACTTGTTATTGATAATGCGGACGATTTTGACGAGTATCAACAGGCCATGGACCCTTACCTTCCCAGATCCGGGCGTATTCTTATCACCAGCAGAGATCCAAGGTTTCAGGGAGATGTTGCGGCTGTAGAAGATGGTATGAATGTTCTACCtatggaggaagaagagagtatAGAACTTCTCACCAAATCTATCCCCGGGAGACTTCTAAAGATGCCAACCGAAACGGAAGAAGCTCCGTCCTATCTCGTGAACATGCTGGGTAACCTACCCCTCGCTATTGCGCAGGCGGCTGCCAATATCAGGGACCAGCAAGTACCCCTTCGGGACTATATCAAGTTTTTCCAGGACGAAATGGACCCTTCCAGCAGCTTTCGTGTACCAGCCCGGGATAGGAACGCACGGGATCCCAGGAATGCGGAGCAATCGGTCAGCAAGACGTGGGGTGTCTCCTTGAATAGGTTGCGAGAATCCTCGCCCCCAACCGTACTGCTGCTCGGGTACATGTCTTGTCTACATTGGGACAGTATTCCTGTTGATTTGATACGTCAGCTGCCTAAATTTATGGGTTTTAGCCCAATCGAGTTCAGGCAAATGATTGCAGCAGGGCTCCAACTATCTCTAGTCCAAGAACACGACTTGGGGCAGTTTTCGGTACTACAAATGCACCCCCTGGTGCATGGGTATGCCTGGAGTCAAGTCGGGTCGACGGATAGCAagtttgttgaagagatcgTATCCCTTCTTTGCGTAACATTCCCCCTTACAACAAGCCACTCTTCCGACTCCCCGGACTGGGTGTTGTCTGCGTTCCTTTCCTCCCATTGCCGCCGAGCTATTACTGTCTCCGAGAACGTATCTCTACAAAGCAAACAACTAGCGCGGTTGATGCAAGTATACAGCAGTTACTTGAATGAATTTGGAGACCTGAAATCGGCTCTGGTGATATCTACCCGTGCGCTTGACTTGGCAACGGCGATGTGGGGCCCCCATGATATATCTACCTTCCATGTCAGCAAAACTAGGATTGACTGCTTGCAGAGCAGTCAGATGCACCAAAAGGCATTAGAAGATATAGACGGTGGTCTAGAGTATTTGAACTCAGGAAGACACGGTTTAATGGAAACAGAGGTTGAGCGGCTAGGCGAGGTTGTTGATTTGCTCTGTACTAAGAGAACCATCTTCAGTGACTTGGTCAACCATCAAGCCGCCCTTGAAGTCGATATCCAAGCCGTCAACATTCTCACAGAAATACGAAAGATGGAGCCGCAAAGCCTGCCGGTCGAATCTGCGCTGTTGGTTGCACTTCACAACAAAGCTCACAGCCTGCATCGGCTGGCCAGATTAGATGAGGCAGAGGCCCTGAATCTGGAGGTTCTGAAGGACTCGTTGGGGTCAGATGGCTCCATCAAAGTGGATCAAAGTTCTTACCATGCCTTTCTTAATCTTCGTGGACAAATTGTAGCGGACAAGGAAAACGCTTCGCCGAATCAACACGTGGAAGCTCTAAAAATATTCAGTCTTGTATTTCAAGACACCCTGGAAACGCATGGTATAGGGAGTCGTGACACGTGGATTGCAGCGAATAATGTTCTCTCAGAACTTGCGGCGCTAGATGGAGACTCGCGAGTACAATTGACCTCGCTGGAACTTTTTGAGTTGCTATTTTCCTTGGTCAGCAAACAGGGTCTACCACAAAGAGCAAACCATCCGGAATTTCAATACGCCCTATGGAGTTTCTTGGGCCGCCTTAACGATTCTTTGGAGCTTCTGCAATCACCTGACTTTGAGCGATTATGGGGAATGCGAACTGAGTTCGTGAAGGTTTGCCAAATGACACAGGAGATACCATCCTTGTATACTGCGAGTCGAGCGAATGCAGCCGGTGTCATGCTACAGGCCCGCGGCAGGTTTGAGCTTGCCGAAGCCCGGCATAGGGAAGCCCTCGATATCTTGAATACGATGCCAGGAGAGGCCTTGGCGGCTAAGAATGCCCGGGATCTCTTCAATGTATCCCATTACAATATTATGTTGGCTCTGGCTCGTCAAGGTAGAGTGTATGAAGCACGTATCTACCGAGACGAGCACCGGAGCGATATATTCACGGCAGAGGAAACGTATGATTCATTGGAGGTGCGATTGGACAGGGACCTGAAAGACAAAAATGTATACGACCAGACTGTGGCTATGATGGCTTCAGGAGACCTCAGCCCAACTGACCAGTGGTGGCTGGATCATGCCACATCACTACAAAGAGCGCAAAAACGATATGGTTCCTTTATTAAGCCTTCAGCGACAGCTGATATCGCGGAACCACAACTATTGGGAGATGTTAAGAGAATTCTGACTTTTCCAAAGACGATAAAGAAAATGAAAAACGTCTTTCCATTTAAGAGAAGGAAACTACCGAAGATTGTATAA